From a region of the Gordonia sp. PP30 genome:
- a CDS encoding arabinofuranosidase — translation MLAVVTLVVATLSAAVPGAVHAAPPAWRYTMVAFSNDSARDMDVYQSADGTHYELLKKDAYRPPSGYVRDPSIFRHTDGQYYVTYTTGDGANLGFARSPDRIHWTPMANQPVPFCCAFLPGTGDGKGPVNPLGINGSAGFRDGPSLSPFTTKAWAPDWFVDGDRVSVVWSMSTGGGFVPYVMTALNSSLTQWSLPVPLNGIEADHIDTTVVKIGSTYHAFTKNETKKVIDHAVAPALGGPYTYVPAGDWGTLVEGPAVVQLPNGDWRIYLDAYTRGKLLYSDSHDGLKTWSPVQELPGLSGIARHVGVMREPV, via the coding sequence ATGCTGGCGGTGGTCACCCTCGTGGTCGCCACCCTGTCGGCGGCGGTGCCCGGTGCCGTCCATGCGGCACCCCCGGCGTGGCGGTACACGATGGTCGCGTTCAGCAACGACAGCGCCCGCGACATGGACGTCTACCAGTCCGCCGACGGCACCCACTACGAGCTCCTGAAGAAGGACGCGTACCGCCCGCCCTCCGGTTACGTCCGCGACCCGAGCATCTTCCGTCACACCGACGGGCAGTACTACGTCACCTACACGACGGGCGACGGCGCGAACCTCGGTTTCGCCCGCAGCCCGGACCGCATCCACTGGACGCCGATGGCGAACCAGCCGGTGCCGTTCTGCTGCGCGTTCCTGCCCGGCACCGGCGACGGCAAGGGGCCGGTCAACCCGCTCGGCATCAACGGGTCGGCCGGATTCCGCGACGGCCCGTCGCTGTCGCCGTTCACCACCAAGGCGTGGGCGCCGGACTGGTTCGTCGACGGCGACCGGGTGAGCGTCGTGTGGTCGATGTCGACCGGCGGCGGCTTCGTGCCCTATGTGATGACGGCGCTGAACAGCTCGCTGACGCAGTGGAGTCTGCCGGTGCCGCTGAACGGGATCGAGGCCGACCACATCGACACCACCGTGGTGAAGATCGGCTCCACCTACCACGCCTTCACCAAGAACGAGACCAAGAAGGTGATCGATCACGCGGTGGCGCCGGCACTCGGCGGGCCGTACACCTACGTGCCCGCCGGCGACTGGGGCACGCTGGTGGAGGGGCCGGCCGTGGTGCAGTTGCCGAACGGGGACTGGCGGATCTACCTCGACGCCTACACCCGGGGGAAGCTGCTGTACTCCGACTCCCACGACGGACTGAAGACGTGGTCGCCGGTGCAGGAACTGCCGGGCCTCTCCGGGATCGCCCGCCACGTCGGGGTGATGCGCGAGCCGGTCTGA